A window of the Cystobacter fuscus genome harbors these coding sequences:
- a CDS encoding DUF6310 domain-containing protein: MGPSIRFVSAPVEPVQPSSRIGKADLEQARALWSRARSDLEPRQWERLGGKLTAAERAFERFSRAARASGQAAEVSRGAEGFVQAGRARTFAEALPRVGPLLAVLALLYPISTASAEIDRRPEWVDAQWEYEARLRDVSEASRQLMVELEAQPRPAKAAARAPSPQKQPASAPTREDDPRCKPIPLPRHLGGHGLHNECADKMPDNSFPGGDVFVNGKNFDALQLATRTLWEVKTNDIETYNSFVRRAELEKQVEEAKSERALAAACGYRFTIGVRSDAHKKLLEALLPGFNIVLMTWC, translated from the coding sequence ATGGGCCCAAGCATCCGGTTCGTGTCCGCGCCGGTGGAACCGGTGCAGCCATCGTCGCGGATTGGAAAGGCGGACCTGGAGCAGGCCCGGGCGCTGTGGTCTCGGGCGCGCAGTGACTTGGAGCCGCGTCAATGGGAGAGGTTGGGTGGCAAGCTGACCGCAGCGGAACGGGCCTTTGAGCGCTTCTCCCGTGCCGCGAGGGCGAGCGGGCAAGCCGCCGAGGTGTCGAGGGGGGCGGAGGGATTCGTGCAGGCTGGACGCGCCAGGACGTTCGCTGAGGCGCTTCCCCGGGTGGGCCCGTTGCTCGCGGTCCTCGCCTTGCTCTACCCCATCAGCACCGCCTCAGCGGAGATCGACCGCCGCCCGGAGTGGGTTGACGCTCAATGGGAGTACGAGGCGCGGCTGCGAGACGTCTCCGAGGCTTCGCGGCAGCTCATGGTGGAACTCGAGGCCCAGCCTCGCCCGGCGAAAGCAGCGGCCCGGGCGCCCTCGCCGCAGAAGCAGCCCGCGTCCGCCCCCACGAGGGAAGACGACCCGAGATGCAAGCCCATCCCATTGCCGCGCCACCTTGGCGGGCATGGCCTGCACAACGAATGCGCCGACAAGATGCCGGACAACAGCTTCCCCGGCGGGGATGTGTTCGTGAACGGGAAGAACTTCGACGCGCTGCAACTGGCCACGCGCACACTTTGGGAAGTCAAGACCAACGACATCGAGACGTACAACTCCTTCGTGCGGCGAGCCGAATTGGAGAAACAAGTGGAGGAGGCGAAGAGTGAGCGTGCGCTCGCAGCGGCCTGCGGCTATCGATTCACAATCGGCGTTCGTTCCGATGCTCACAAGAAACTGTTGGAGGCACTGTTGCCCGGTTTTAATATCGTCCTCATGACATGGTGCTGA